A genomic stretch from Terriglobus sp. RCC_193 includes:
- a CDS encoding cyclase — MRHIYESSQWLPFPVPMVFAFLANPQNLPPLMPAWQQARIEELRLIAPPAPPAGSPGRLGPGVGTTMILSFRVLPRLPFRLNWHAVITEFEWNSHFYDRQTAGPFVFWRHCHSVKEETRDGVAGTQVKDRVEYGLPLGDLLHAVAVKAQMRRTFAYRQRRMAELMPQFVETLAKRRGNA; from the coding sequence ATGCGTCACATTTACGAAAGCAGCCAGTGGCTTCCCTTCCCCGTTCCCATGGTGTTTGCCTTCCTGGCAAATCCGCAGAATCTGCCTCCGCTGATGCCTGCGTGGCAACAGGCGCGGATTGAGGAGTTGCGGTTGATTGCGCCACCCGCGCCCCCTGCTGGTTCACCGGGGCGGCTGGGGCCGGGCGTGGGCACCACTATGATCCTCAGCTTTCGGGTGCTGCCGCGCCTTCCTTTTCGGCTGAACTGGCATGCGGTGATCACAGAATTTGAATGGAACAGCCACTTCTACGATCGGCAGACCGCCGGACCGTTTGTGTTCTGGCGGCACTGTCACAGCGTGAAGGAAGAGACGCGAGATGGTGTGGCAGGCACGCAGGTGAAGGATCGTGTGGAATACGGACTGCCGCTGGGCGATTTGCTTCATGCTGTGGCCGTCAAGGCGCAGATGCGGCGGACGTTTGCCTATCGGCAACGGCGGATGGCGGAGCTGATGCCGCAGTTTGTGGAGACTCTGGCAAAGCGCCGAGGGAACGCTTAA
- a CDS encoding diguanylate cyclase yields MMELQQHDIQIAKQIAGDWARHMAEMPSEVRPLLQQVLNEHQDDLRKRYQTYITNDQGIAAIVNTDEARSGFTDIFMHWVGELLALENISTEAYCERQFEVGAMMERVGLPAYALSRAMRKLKLWFVHYLSLQPLPTQLFADCMRAIINLVDYSVEIREVSYQTSVATHARMDEAYRLQALGQNLATERERQRALLMEWGHNVFTAFHQGDTTGRLPRLWKSDFGLWVNHKADLLFEGASEMEQIVAAINRVDSDLIPGLALSAEAERAVISEWMRRIQEEISCIKFSLSAMFDARLEAENGRDPLTQLLNRRFLPSLLAREIALQKRRSDRGFCIVMLDLDHFKNVNDQHGHQCGDTVLRHAAEVIVSTARPSDFAFRYGGEEFVLVLVDCTAAHAEEVAQRIRQRVQEMVIPLPTGDQIQVTASLGVAPFSDDLDYELLLQRVDQALYLAKQKGRNRVEIAHTATVLVAAEKASGSWLQA; encoded by the coding sequence ATGATGGAACTGCAGCAGCATGATATTCAGATAGCGAAACAAATTGCGGGCGATTGGGCGCGTCACATGGCGGAAATGCCTTCGGAAGTGCGCCCGCTGCTGCAACAGGTCCTCAATGAACATCAAGACGATCTCCGCAAGCGCTACCAGACCTATATCACCAACGACCAGGGTATTGCGGCTATCGTCAACACGGACGAGGCGCGGAGCGGATTCACAGATATCTTCATGCATTGGGTTGGAGAGCTGCTGGCCCTGGAGAATATCTCGACCGAGGCCTACTGTGAACGTCAGTTCGAGGTAGGTGCCATGATGGAGCGCGTCGGTCTGCCTGCCTACGCACTGTCCCGCGCCATGCGCAAACTCAAGCTCTGGTTCGTGCATTACCTCTCGCTCCAGCCTCTGCCCACACAACTCTTCGCGGACTGCATGCGCGCCATCATCAACCTGGTGGACTATTCCGTGGAAATTCGCGAGGTCAGCTACCAGACCAGCGTCGCCACGCACGCCCGCATGGATGAGGCCTACCGCCTTCAGGCGCTTGGGCAAAATCTGGCCACCGAACGTGAACGCCAGCGCGCCTTACTGATGGAATGGGGCCACAACGTATTCACCGCCTTCCATCAGGGCGATACGACAGGACGTCTCCCGCGACTCTGGAAATCTGACTTTGGTCTGTGGGTAAACCACAAGGCTGACCTTCTCTTTGAGGGTGCTTCGGAGATGGAGCAGATCGTCGCAGCCATCAATCGCGTGGACTCTGATCTGATCCCCGGGCTGGCGCTGTCCGCAGAAGCGGAACGTGCTGTCATCAGCGAGTGGATGCGTCGCATTCAGGAAGAGATATCCTGCATCAAGTTCTCTCTCAGCGCCATGTTTGACGCGCGGCTTGAGGCGGAAAACGGTCGCGATCCGCTCACCCAGCTTCTTAATCGTCGCTTCCTTCCGTCGCTTCTCGCACGGGAGATTGCCTTGCAGAAACGCAGATCGGACCGCGGGTTCTGCATTGTCATGCTGGACCTGGATCACTTCAAAAACGTCAACGATCAGCACGGCCATCAGTGTGGTGACACGGTTCTGCGTCACGCTGCAGAGGTCATCGTCAGCACTGCCAGGCCATCGGATTTTGCCTTCCGTTATGGTGGCGAAGAGTTCGTCCTCGTCCTTGTGGACTGCACCGCTGCGCATGCGGAAGAAGTGGCGCAGCGCATCCGGCAGCGAGTTCAGGAAATGGTCATCCCCCTTCCCACCGGCGACCAGATCCAGGTCACCGCAAGCCTAGGCGTCGCACCGTTCTCTGACGATCTGGATTATGAGTTGCTGTTGCAGCGCGTGGATCAAGCCCTGTACCTGGCAAAGCAGAAGGGGCGTAACCGCGTGGAAATCGCTCATACGGCAACCGTCCTGGTGGCCGCAGAGAAAGCCTCCGGAAGCTGGTTGCAGGCTTAA
- a CDS encoding TonB-dependent receptor translates to MLTGTLAMFAMGTLHAEGSVSTEKDEAKPKEPVNGDAAKDSEQRARASQEVHKFDIPAGTLSEVVAAMEKATGLSIAVPQKYASLPSPGVQGVRTTEEALTVVLKGTNISADFISTDHVQLGLHAAGQDVTVTATSEMPSLKYTAPLRDLPQTITVIPENVIENTASTSLVEALRTVPGIAFGAGEGGNPTGDRPFIRGVDSQSSTFVDGMRDIGAQSREVFDLESIEVAKGPSGGYAGRAASGGSINLNSKMARRETFLNGYYSPGSANFFRGAFDASTKLTRWASGRLNGMWQNSDVAGRDIVNNHRYGFAPSLLFNITKNGRVFLNYYELDSHDIPDPGIPYNNPTDYYNTTTNIGRPDGRARVFQVGDGQPLVVNRKNFYGFRGRDFRNEKVKTVFGRAEYNLSENTVLRNSYRWGKSGQDYVSSQADDSQGNIYYGLLYRRALNRVTKVDTAIDQTDLSGRVKTGSIQHTYAVGGEFSRERSWNTSYTVGSLSGSSITPAIPSYYLVNPNTNARLAYSASRCPVGAGAASGYYCEDFLNPTVDDPFVGVRTVIPTQVGTTTAFTNTNYTNAIVKNNTPTRQISTSKSVYGFDTVRFLEQLQATVGIRYDHYDSNYRNVLTCVPTATVPCTFATTADLVNYQAGVTYKPVKSGTIYGSVSNSSTPPGNALSQGQDGSAITSIINQALPPEKTRSVEAGAKWEVFSTKALATVAFFQSNTENVRITLADSSIAAAGTRRNRGIDISMTGYTSAKWQIFGGYTFMKAILTNAGGAGTAAGLQDGRRFPNTPEHSFSVTSYYQVTHKLNLGGGIYGSGKVYGADNPTTIYSTKWVPGYARVDIYGSYRFNPHIELQGNIQNLNNKTYFLQAYTTHYAALAPARQGRLTLNVRW, encoded by the coding sequence ATGCTGACCGGCACCCTTGCGATGTTTGCCATGGGAACCCTGCATGCAGAGGGTTCTGTTTCCACGGAGAAGGATGAAGCCAAGCCAAAGGAGCCGGTGAACGGCGACGCGGCAAAGGACAGTGAGCAGCGGGCACGCGCCAGCCAGGAAGTCCATAAGTTCGATATCCCTGCAGGAACCCTGTCGGAGGTCGTGGCTGCCATGGAGAAGGCCACTGGTCTCAGCATTGCGGTGCCGCAGAAATATGCCTCGCTTCCCTCGCCGGGTGTGCAGGGCGTGCGCACAACGGAAGAAGCGCTCACCGTCGTTCTGAAGGGAACCAATATTTCCGCCGACTTTATCTCGACGGATCACGTTCAGTTGGGCCTCCATGCAGCCGGCCAGGATGTTACAGTCACCGCCACGTCTGAGATGCCATCGCTGAAGTACACGGCGCCTTTACGCGATCTGCCGCAGACCATCACGGTCATCCCGGAAAACGTTATTGAGAACACGGCTTCCACCAGCCTGGTGGAAGCGCTCCGCACCGTGCCTGGTATTGCTTTCGGCGCGGGCGAGGGTGGTAACCCGACGGGCGACCGTCCGTTCATTCGCGGTGTCGATTCGCAGAGCAGCACCTTTGTGGACGGCATGCGCGACATCGGCGCGCAGTCGCGCGAGGTGTTTGACCTGGAGTCGATTGAAGTTGCCAAGGGACCCAGCGGCGGCTATGCAGGCCGCGCGGCTTCGGGCGGCAGTATCAACCTGAACAGCAAGATGGCTCGTCGTGAAACCTTCCTGAATGGCTATTACAGCCCGGGTTCGGCAAACTTTTTCCGCGGCGCATTTGACGCCAGCACGAAGCTCACGCGTTGGGCCTCCGGTCGCTTGAACGGCATGTGGCAGAACTCTGATGTTGCCGGTCGCGACATCGTGAACAACCATCGCTATGGATTTGCCCCGTCGCTGCTGTTCAACATTACGAAGAACGGTCGCGTCTTCCTGAACTACTACGAGCTGGATTCGCACGACATTCCTGATCCCGGTATCCCGTACAACAACCCGACGGATTACTACAACACGACCACCAACATTGGTCGTCCCGATGGTCGTGCGCGCGTGTTCCAGGTGGGTGATGGTCAGCCCCTGGTGGTGAACCGCAAAAACTTCTATGGCTTCCGCGGCCGTGACTTCCGCAATGAGAAGGTGAAGACCGTGTTCGGTCGTGCGGAGTACAACCTGTCGGAGAACACCGTTCTGCGCAACAGCTATCGCTGGGGTAAGTCGGGTCAGGATTATGTCAGCTCGCAGGCGGATGACAGCCAGGGCAACATCTACTATGGCTTGCTGTACCGTCGCGCGTTGAATCGCGTGACCAAAGTGGACACGGCAATCGACCAAACCGATCTGTCAGGCCGCGTGAAAACCGGATCGATTCAGCACACGTATGCCGTAGGCGGCGAGTTTTCGCGTGAGCGTAGCTGGAACACGTCATACACGGTGGGCAGCTTGAGTGGGTCATCCATCACGCCTGCCATCCCCAGTTATTACCTTGTGAATCCGAACACGAACGCGCGTTTGGCATACAGCGCCAGCCGTTGCCCGGTGGGTGCGGGTGCTGCCAGCGGTTACTACTGCGAAGATTTTCTGAACCCGACGGTGGATGATCCATTCGTGGGTGTGCGGACGGTAATTCCGACCCAGGTGGGAACGACGACCGCCTTTACGAACACGAACTATACCAACGCAATTGTGAAGAACAACACGCCGACGCGGCAGATCAGCACATCGAAGTCCGTGTATGGCTTTGACACGGTCCGCTTCCTTGAGCAGTTGCAGGCAACGGTCGGCATCCGTTATGACCATTACGATTCGAACTATCGCAATGTGTTGACGTGCGTGCCCACAGCTACTGTGCCGTGTACCTTTGCAACGACAGCAGACCTGGTGAACTATCAGGCGGGCGTGACGTACAAGCCGGTGAAGTCGGGCACGATCTATGGTTCGGTCAGCAACTCGTCCACGCCTCCGGGTAACGCGTTGTCGCAGGGACAGGATGGATCGGCGATCACCAGCATCATCAATCAGGCGTTGCCACCGGAGAAGACACGCTCGGTAGAAGCTGGAGCGAAGTGGGAAGTGTTCAGTACCAAGGCACTTGCTACCGTTGCCTTCTTCCAATCGAACACGGAGAACGTGCGCATTACGCTGGCAGACAGTTCGATTGCCGCTGCGGGTACGCGCCGTAATCGCGGTATCGACATCAGCATGACGGGCTACACCAGCGCCAAGTGGCAGATATTTGGTGGCTACACCTTCATGAAAGCTATCCTGACCAACGCAGGTGGTGCGGGTACGGCAGCCGGTCTGCAGGATGGCCGTCGCTTTCCCAACACGCCGGAGCACAGCTTCAGCGTTACCAGCTATTACCAGGTAACGCACAAGCTGAACCTTGGCGGAGGCATCTACGGCTCGGGCAAGGTGTACGGTGCGGATAATCCCACGACCATCTACTCCACCAAGTGGGTTCCCGGCTACGCTCGCGTGGACATCTACGGTTCGTATCGCTTCAATCCGCACATCGAATTGCAGGGCAACATTCAGAACCTGAACAACAAGACGTACTTCCTGCAGGCATACACCACGCATTACGCAGCGCTGGCTCCTGCCCGTCAGGGTCGCCTTACCTTGAACGTCCGCTGGTAA
- the dxs gene encoding 1-deoxy-D-xylulose-5-phosphate synthase, with translation MSNHLSTIKSPADVKKLTIPQLTELAQEIRDRLIQSVARTGGHIGPNLGVVELTIAMHYVFDTPKDSFVFDVSHQAYVHKLLTGREDRFDTIRQPGGLNGFMLRTESEHDSFGAGHAGTALSAALGMAVARDLNGGSEHIVALAGDAAFTCGISYEALNNVAAQTKRLIIVLNDNEWSIDKNVGAIAGYFHKIVTHPRFTYLHDRASELIERFGGKTAKHLQRKAEESVKGLLGPSMLFEEFGLDYYGPIDGHDLPLLVATFQFLKAQNKPVVLHALTQKGRGFQPAMDKQKKFHGLGPYDPETGETSATGQKTYSEIFAETLVKLANNDPKVVAITAAMPNGTALDLFRPYHPGRYFDVGIAEEHAVIFAAGMATKGYKPFCAIYSTFLQRAFDPIVHDVALQELPVVFCMDRGGLSGDDGPTHHGLFDISYLRCIPNLVHMVPKDEDELADMMQTALLHSGPSAIRYPRGNGPGTAVKAQPTALEIGKAEVIEEGSDVAIFGLGALLPMAKEMAAQLRRYGLSVAVINPRFVKPIDRECVERYGRSCGLLVTFEDHVLSGGYGSAVLEALNTAEINTPVVRIGWPDQFIEHGKVDALREKYGISVKAAMEQAEPYVQALLQGRLAAR, from the coding sequence ATGAGCAACCACCTCTCGACGATCAAATCTCCGGCTGACGTAAAAAAACTGACCATTCCGCAACTGACGGAGCTGGCGCAGGAGATTCGTGACCGTCTCATCCAAAGCGTAGCGCGTACCGGTGGCCACATCGGCCCCAACCTCGGCGTGGTGGAACTCACCATCGCCATGCACTACGTCTTCGATACGCCAAAGGATTCGTTCGTCTTCGACGTCAGCCATCAGGCCTATGTGCATAAATTGCTGACTGGCCGTGAAGATCGTTTCGATACCATCCGCCAGCCCGGCGGTTTGAACGGCTTCATGCTCCGTACTGAGAGCGAACACGACAGCTTTGGTGCAGGCCACGCGGGGACTGCACTCAGCGCCGCCCTCGGCATGGCCGTCGCGCGCGATCTCAACGGCGGCAGCGAACATATCGTGGCGCTCGCAGGCGACGCGGCCTTCACCTGCGGCATCAGCTATGAAGCCCTGAACAACGTGGCCGCGCAGACCAAGCGCCTCATCATCGTGCTGAACGACAACGAGTGGTCCATCGACAAGAATGTCGGCGCCATCGCAGGCTACTTCCACAAAATCGTTACGCACCCGCGCTTCACCTACCTGCACGACCGCGCATCGGAATTGATTGAACGCTTCGGCGGCAAGACCGCGAAGCATCTTCAGCGCAAGGCAGAGGAAAGCGTCAAAGGCCTGCTCGGCCCGTCCATGCTTTTTGAAGAGTTTGGCCTTGATTACTACGGCCCCATTGATGGACACGATCTTCCGCTGCTCGTCGCCACCTTCCAGTTCCTCAAGGCGCAGAACAAGCCCGTGGTGCTGCATGCCCTCACGCAAAAGGGCCGCGGCTTCCAGCCGGCCATGGACAAGCAGAAGAAGTTCCACGGCCTTGGCCCCTACGATCCCGAAACCGGCGAAACCAGCGCCACCGGGCAGAAGACCTACTCTGAAATCTTCGCGGAAACACTGGTCAAACTCGCCAACAACGATCCCAAGGTCGTTGCCATTACCGCAGCCATGCCCAACGGCACCGCGCTCGATCTTTTCCGTCCGTATCATCCCGGTCGCTACTTCGATGTGGGCATTGCAGAGGAGCACGCGGTGATCTTCGCCGCAGGCATGGCCACCAAGGGATACAAGCCCTTCTGCGCCATTTACTCCACCTTCCTGCAGCGTGCCTTCGATCCCATCGTTCATGATGTGGCTTTGCAGGAACTCCCCGTAGTGTTCTGCATGGATCGTGGCGGCCTCAGCGGCGACGACGGCCCAACGCACCACGGCCTCTTCGACATCAGCTATCTGCGCTGCATCCCCAACCTCGTGCACATGGTGCCAAAGGACGAGGACGAACTCGCCGACATGATGCAGACAGCATTGCTGCACAGCGGCCCATCCGCTATCCGTTATCCACGCGGCAACGGCCCGGGAACTGCTGTGAAGGCGCAGCCCACCGCACTCGAAATCGGTAAGGCGGAAGTCATTGAAGAAGGTTCAGATGTTGCCATCTTCGGCTTGGGCGCGCTGCTGCCTATGGCAAAGGAGATGGCTGCACAACTACGCCGCTACGGTCTTAGCGTCGCCGTCATCAATCCACGTTTTGTGAAGCCCATCGATCGCGAATGCGTCGAGCGCTACGGCCGCTCCTGTGGTCTGCTCGTCACGTTTGAGGATCACGTGCTTTCCGGTGGCTACGGTTCCGCAGTGCTGGAAGCGCTCAATACCGCCGAGATCAACACACCCGTCGTCCGCATCGGCTGGCCCGATCAGTTCATCGAACACGGCAAGGTGGATGCACTGCGCGAGAAATACGGTATCAGTGTCAAAGCCGCCATGGAGCAGGCGGAACCGTATGTTCAGGCCCTTCTGCAGGGTCGTCTCGCAGCCCGTTAA
- a CDS encoding dicarboxylate/amino acid:cation symporter has product MPSDTSLNTSMRSIRREIALWVLAALALTVGFALVSASGTAHTVGLVLRVGGVLLLACWAAFIRPRLTPWIVVGMVAGVELGLDAPSIAIGSHFLSNIFLRLVKTIVAPLILATLISGIAGHGDLKSVGRMGWKSLLYFEVLTTIALVVGLAAANISKAGVGLALPAELAGSVSSAAPLHWQEFLEHVFPENLAKSIAEGQVLQVAVFAAIFGMALAMTPRDKAEPVLRLTEGLSETMFRFTNIVMYTAPLGVMSAMAYTIAKMGPGVLVHLGKLLLVFYAALLVFIFCVLLPVALLAKLPLRRLLRHLSGPAAIAFATATSEAALPRAMEEMEAFGVPRRILSFVIPAGYSFNLDGSTLYLAMAMVFVAQVANVPLSFGTQIFMMGTLMLASKGVAGVPRAVLVVLLATAGTLRLPSEPILVLLGIDALMDMGRTAINVVGNCLASAVVARWEGALFEENPAPAVIAAMQE; this is encoded by the coding sequence ATGCCCTCCGATACCAGCCTGAATACCTCCATGCGTTCCATCCGCAGAGAAATCGCATTATGGGTGCTTGCCGCACTGGCCCTCACGGTGGGATTTGCGCTTGTATCTGCAAGCGGTACGGCACATACCGTCGGTCTGGTATTGCGTGTCGGCGGTGTTCTGCTGCTGGCCTGCTGGGCTGCTTTTATACGTCCGCGACTCACCCCCTGGATCGTTGTGGGCATGGTCGCCGGTGTGGAACTGGGGCTCGACGCACCCTCCATCGCCATCGGCTCGCACTTCCTCTCCAACATCTTTCTCCGACTGGTGAAGACCATCGTCGCGCCGCTGATTCTTGCCACACTCATCAGCGGCATCGCAGGCCACGGCGACCTGAAAAGCGTTGGCCGCATGGGCTGGAAGAGCCTGCTGTACTTTGAAGTGCTCACCACCATCGCGCTGGTGGTGGGACTGGCTGCGGCGAACATTTCGAAGGCCGGTGTGGGCCTCGCATTGCCTGCGGAACTTGCCGGGTCGGTGTCTTCCGCCGCGCCCCTGCACTGGCAGGAGTTTCTGGAACACGTTTTCCCGGAGAATCTCGCAAAATCCATCGCAGAGGGGCAGGTGTTACAGGTGGCGGTCTTCGCGGCCATCTTCGGCATGGCGCTGGCCATGACACCGCGTGATAAGGCCGAGCCTGTACTCCGATTGACCGAGGGGTTAAGCGAAACGATGTTTCGTTTCACCAACATCGTCATGTACACCGCGCCACTGGGTGTCATGTCGGCCATGGCATACACCATTGCGAAGATGGGCCCCGGCGTCCTGGTTCACCTTGGCAAACTGCTGCTCGTCTTTTACGCCGCCCTGCTGGTTTTCATATTCTGCGTCCTGTTGCCGGTAGCCCTGCTGGCGAAACTGCCGTTGAGACGCCTTCTACGACATCTCTCAGGACCGGCGGCCATTGCGTTTGCCACCGCCACCAGTGAAGCCGCACTCCCACGTGCCATGGAGGAGATGGAGGCATTCGGCGTCCCGCGCCGCATTCTTTCCTTCGTCATTCCCGCGGGATACTCGTTCAACCTCGACGGCTCCACGCTGTACCTTGCTATGGCGATGGTGTTTGTCGCCCAGGTGGCAAACGTTCCGCTCAGCTTTGGCACGCAGATTTTCATGATGGGCACGCTCATGCTCGCATCCAAAGGCGTGGCCGGTGTACCCCGTGCGGTGTTGGTGGTGCTGCTGGCCACGGCAGGCACCCTGCGCCTCCCCAGCGAGCCAATCCTCGTCCTGCTGGGCATCGACGCCCTCATGGACATGGGTCGTACCGCCATCAACGTGGTGGGCAACTGCCTCGCCTCCGCTGTGGTTGCCCGGTGGGAGGGAGCCCTCTTTGAGGAAAACCCGGCACCCGCCGTTATCGCTGCGATGCAGGAGTAA
- a CDS encoding tetratricopeptide repeat protein — translation MQQQPTQADLELVYAAAQRGVPQAQVMYGQILLDGKLVPQNATAALHWFERAAKGGDVMAMNMVGRCLDQGWGVAPSAALAAPWFRKAADKGLDWGMYNLATLLTQGSGVPEDKVEALHWFRKAAALHHVKSINILGGFYEDGWVVQKDIAIAREHYLRAAEGGDFRGQFNHARMLITDGDIAGAIQWLRKVPETATPAFIAKMKHFLLQWPVPALHAFANTLSEPQNA, via the coding sequence ATGCAACAACAGCCAACACAAGCCGATCTGGAACTGGTGTACGCCGCAGCTCAACGCGGCGTGCCCCAGGCCCAGGTCATGTATGGACAAATACTGCTGGACGGCAAGCTTGTCCCGCAGAATGCCACAGCGGCACTGCATTGGTTTGAACGCGCTGCCAAGGGTGGCGACGTGATGGCCATGAACATGGTGGGCCGTTGCCTTGATCAGGGATGGGGTGTTGCACCCAGCGCTGCGCTTGCTGCTCCGTGGTTTCGCAAGGCAGCAGATAAGGGCCTCGACTGGGGCATGTACAACCTGGCTACGCTGCTCACGCAGGGAAGCGGTGTGCCGGAAGACAAGGTCGAAGCACTCCACTGGTTTCGCAAAGCCGCTGCGTTGCATCATGTGAAATCCATCAACATCCTCGGCGGCTTTTATGAAGATGGCTGGGTGGTCCAGAAAGACATTGCCATTGCCCGCGAGCACTATCTGCGCGCTGCCGAAGGTGGCGATTTCCGCGGCCAGTTTAACCACGCGCGCATGCTCATCACGGATGGCGACATTGCCGGTGCCATTCAGTGGTTGCGCAAAGTTCCTGAAACCGCGACACCCGCCTTCATCGCAAAGATGAAGCACTTTCTTTTGCAATGGCCTGTGCCTGCACTGCATGCATTCGCCAATACACTCTCGGAGCCGCAGAACGCATAA